A region of the Thermogladius calderae 1633 genome:
ACGTTATGCCCGTCGAGACCCGTCGGGGGCGTCTATAGAGGCCTTGCCATCACGTAGGCGTCTTCCCCGTCTAGGTAGTAGCCCCTGGCCACCTTGACGACTTCGTAACCTAGCTTCCTGTACAAGTTTATCGCGGGCTGGTTGGAGACCCTGACCTCTAGGTAGGTCTCCTCGCACTTGTAGTTGTTCTTCATACTGTGTATTCCATGCGCCATCAAGGCGAAGCCTAGGCTCTTACCCCTGTGCTCCTTTAGTACCGCTATGCTTACTACGTGCCCGCTCCTAATTATGAAGTGCCTGAAGAACCCGGGCTTCCACTCCACTCTGTTCATTATGTATCCCACGACCCTGCCGCTTGGGTCTACGGCAACGTAGAAGGCTTTACCGTAGTGCTCGTAAAGCTCGTAGAAGAACTCGTCTGGGTAGTGCTCTGGAAGCGACACCATGTTTATCTCGATGACGCTCTTTATGTCCTCCCTCGTCGCCGGCCTAATTGTGTAGTCGGCTGCTTCAGCGGCCAACCTCTTCTTGGCCTCTTCAAGTATCTCTTCTATGCTGGGCCTCTTAGTCTCTGTTTTCAAGTCGTCCACCAGGACGTTATATATGCTCTGGCGAATAATCTATTTTACGGTGACATAGTTGAGTTTGCCTGAGGAGATCAAGCCCAGGGAAGTGACGCCACTAAGAGAGAAAAAGATCGTTCTCGGCTTGACGGCGAGTAGCGCGGTTTACAGGTCGATAGACCTTGCTAGAGAGCTTATGAGGCTGGGCGCTAGCGTCAGGGCGGTCATGACGAAGGCCTCCACGAGGCTGATAGGGCCCGATCTAGTCTACTGGGCCACGGGATGGGAACCGTTCATTGAGTCTACGGGGAGGACAGAGCACATCGACCTAGCTAAGTGGGGTGATGCGATGGTGGTAGCCCCTGCCACTCTAAACACGATGGGGAAGATAGCAAGCGGAGTCCTCGACGA
Encoded here:
- the rimI gene encoding ribosomal protein S18-alanine N-acetyltransferase is translated as MDDLKTETKRPSIEEILEEAKKRLAAEAADYTIRPATREDIKSVIEINMVSLPEHYPDEFFYELYEHYGKAFYVAVDPSGRVVGYIMNRVEWKPGFFRHFIIRSGHVVSIAVLKEHRGKSLGFALMAHGIHSMKNNYKCEETYLEVRVSNQPAINLYRKLGYEVVKVARGYYLDGEDAYVMARPL